The Sulfurimonas sp. genome includes the window TAAATACAAGTGATGAATCAAAAAACATATTTTCTCCTTTTTATCCAGAGCAAGGTGGTGTTTATACAAAGGTAGAAGGACGTTACTACTTTAATCCTCTACGAACAGATATTGAAAAAATTACTGTTACAAAAAGTGTAGGTCGGAATAAACGAGATGTAGACTACTATAATCCATATTACAAAAAATATGCAAGAAAACTACAGATAGATTCTGTTTCGTTTCGTTTTATAGGGATTTACGATACTGTAGCTCATTATGGGATTTGTCAAGCAAATGATAATAAAGATTTAAATTTAGATTTTAAAGAGGCTAAATTAGGAAGACTTGTTCATCTCACAGCTGAAGATGAGTACAGAAAAAACTTTGCTATGACACATATTACTGAGAGTGCTTCTAAAAAGTTTCAAGAAGATTCAAAAATGAAAGAGATAGCTCTTCCTGGGGCACACGCTGATGTCGGTGGTGGTTATATGGATAAAGAAAAGAGTCCTCGTTATATCGCTGATGAGAATGAAAAATTGCTTCTTAAATGGAATAAAAAGTATGAGTGGATAAAGAGCAGTCCAGACTTATTTGTAGAGGCAGCTGAAGATATAAAAGAAATTAAGCGAAATAAAAAAGCTGGTTTTTATAGAATTAAAAACTTGATTGAAGATGATAATTTATATATATACAGACCAAAAATTTCAAATAAGTATGAGTATGTTAGCTTGAAGCTTATGCACACGGAAGCTTTGAACTCAGATGATAATTCAGAAAAAGTTCCTTTTGAAGATATCTCAACTCAATATAAAATTGATTCAAGAAATAATAAATTTTTATATAAAGTATACAAAGAGCTAAGAGAAGATAAATTCGAAATGCATGGTGATTTACATAAAGAGTTAAGACAAGGATATCTTCATCATTCAGCTGATTTAGATGGAATAGCTCCTATTGATGTAAATATGCCTTCAATGGACAACTATACCAATAAGAAAGTGGAAATTTACGGCAAAAGAGTTAAATATAGCTCAACAAAAAAACAGTCTTGCTTTATTAGTTAACTTCGATAATTGTAATATAACAAATAAGCATATTTTTTAAGTTGTTTGTTGTATTTTAAAGACTATAATAAAACTCAAATTAACTATAAGGAAATTAAATGGATAATCCAGTTTTTATGTCAATCGAGGGTAGCACACAAGGTAATATAACAGAAGGTGCAACAACACCAGAATCAGTAGGTAATATTTATCAGAATGGTCATGAAGATGAGGCGATAGTAAAAGCATTTACTCACAACATCAACATCCCACGCAATACGACTACAGGTCAGCCAACAGGTCAAAGAACTCATAACCCATTGATTGTTACTAAACTAATTGATAAGAGTTCACCACTTCTTTATAATGCACTAACTAAAGGTGAGACTTTAAAGAAAGTAGAACTTAAATGGTATAGAACTTCATATGCAGGTAAACCTGAGCATTACTACAGTATGACTCTTGAAGATGCTGTAATAACTAATATGGATGCATCAATGGAATCTCAAGAGAGTGCATCAGCGGCTCAAGTTATGCCTCTTGAAGTAGTATCTTTTTCTTACAGAAAGATTTCTTGGAGACATGAAACTGCTAGTACATCTGGAGAAGATGACTGGAGAGTAGGTGTAGGTGCGTAAGCCCCTATACTTTATTTCGGGGAAACCCGGAAAATAAGTTTTAGTGTGAAAAGTATATTTTAGTACTTTTCATACCAAAGTTTATTAAGTATCTAAGTATCTTTAAAAGGTAGAAAATGTCACAACTAGCATCTCCCATGAACAGTAAAATCCACCAACGAATCTCAGCCCAACTAAAACTATCTGAATATAATCAAGCAGATACTATCATGCAAGGAAGAGACTCCTATAGCGTATATGAACTAGAAGGTAAAAGTTCAATCTTAACTGGATACGAATATAAACTTACCTTTATAAGTGATGAAGAGATAAATGTAGAGGATATAGTAGATACAGAAACAGAGCTACACTTAAGAGATGAAACAAGCCCACTAAACTCTAAAAAGATATATGGAAAAATCATTGAAGCTAAAGAGAATGGAAGTGTAGCAAGAAAAAAGCTTTACCAAATAAAAATAGTATCCCCTCTACACTATCTTTCACTTAACCAAAGATATGAAGTTTATCAAGAGATGAATATACCTGATATCATTTCATCTATCATTGCAAAATATTCAGTACTACTAAATATTCAACTTGATGTAAAAATAGATACTCAAACTATACCAAAGCGTCATACTTGTACGCAGTATAAACAAAGTGACTTTGAATTTATTAAAATGTTGTGTGAAGAAGAAGGTTACATCCTTCTAATAGATGCATCTTCAAATAATCCATACACAGTTACCTTATGTGAACTAAACGAACATGCTCCACTAAATACAGAAATCATAGAATGTACATATAATAAAGTTAAAACATTTTCAACATCAGCACAAGCACAAGACTATTATGAAAATAAAAAGCCTTCCTTAGACTTCAGTATACAAGCAGGACAAGTAATGCATAGTCATACTTTTGCTGATAATGAAGTAACATCCCAATTACGCTCAGATATAAAAAAAGAGACTCTCCGTGATAGACTTGATAAACTAGATGAGTCCCTGTATAAAGACCTCTCTCGTTATGCAAAGATAGATGCAGAGCAAGGTTTTTCACAAGGTATTAGAGTTCTAGGAAACTCAGAAGAATTAAGTGTTAATGATGGAGTGGTTCTAAACCTAAAAGATATTAAAGGACATAAGAATACTCAAGTAATTGTTCTAAGTGTAAAGTATAAAGCAACATTTCCAAATGCCTTAGATGAGTATGCTCAAGTTGCAGATGATGAACAACAAGCACAGTACAGTGTAGAGTTCATAGCAATCCCAAGTGAAGTTATATATAGACCACAAGTAATTACTTCTAAACCACGAATCCACTCTATACAAACAGCAATAGTTTCAAATACAGATAAAGATACTTCAAAGTTTGCAAATGAAATAGATGTAAACGAAAGAGGAGAGATAAAAGTAATATTTCACTTTGATGAAAAGAGACCTACCTCTGCTTATGTACCACTCTCAAATATCTATAGTGGAGATGGCTATGGCGTACAGTTCTTACCTAGAGTTAACTCTGAAGTAATAGTAAGCTTTATAAATGGAGATATAGATAGACCAATAATAACGGGAGCTTTGCACAATGGAGAGAACCGACATCCATTTAACCTGCCAAAAGAAAAAACAAAGTCATTTATAAAAACCCAAACAACACCCCAATACGAAGATAAAGAGGGATACAATGAACTACTCTTTGAAGATAAACAAGGAGAAGAGTTACTAAGCCTAAGAGCACAGAATGATTATGAACTAAATGTACTAAACAATAGTAATACACATATAGCAAACAATAAAAAAACAATCATAGATAATGACCTAGAACTTACCGTACAAAACGATTCAACCCAAACAATAGGAAATGATAAGAAAGTAAATATACTAGGTAATGAGATAAAGACAATAGAAAAAGAGCAAATACTAACAATCAAAGAAGACCAAGAGATACATATACTTAAAGACTCAAACTCTATTGTTAATAATAACTCATTTAATGTTGTTCAAAAAGATTTAACACAAAGAGTAAAAGGT containing:
- a CDS encoding Hcp family type VI secretion system effector, whose protein sequence is MDNPVFMSIEGSTQGNITEGATTPESVGNIYQNGHEDEAIVKAFTHNINIPRNTTTGQPTGQRTHNPLIVTKLIDKSSPLLYNALTKGETLKKVELKWYRTSYAGKPEHYYSMTLEDAVITNMDASMESQESASAAQVMPLEVVSFSYRKISWRHETASTSGEDDWRVGVGA